The following are encoded together in the Pseudodesulfovibrio indicus genome:
- the rsgA gene encoding ribosome small subunit-dependent GTPase A, producing MTERIEIPAQASFDPTSLRPLGWNDHFDRELAAMNPGPGRVARVISVQRGLFLVSDGGREWLCSPAGRLLHGATGDYPVTGDWVLADDVVATAIIPRKNLLSRGEAGARGTQAKTAHRAQPIAANLDTVFIVCGLDRDFNLRRLERYMTLVHNCGLSPVVVLTKADLHRDPEEFRLEAESIAFGVPVALTSLPDGAGVNELGRYLAPGRTVAMLGSSGAGKSTLANMLHGSDIRATSEVSKSVGKGRHTTTTRELIRMPQGGMLMDNPGIREIAFHEDGQGADSAFADILELSAECRFADCSHDLEPGCAVRRAVEAGELDPARLESYHKMKRELRYLSDRRTKGASRAEKERWQGLALMRKDLNRRR from the coding sequence ATGACCGAACGAATCGAAATACCGGCACAGGCCTCCTTTGACCCGACCTCCCTCCGCCCCTTGGGCTGGAACGACCACTTCGACCGCGAGCTGGCGGCCATGAACCCCGGCCCGGGCCGCGTCGCCCGGGTGATCAGCGTGCAGCGCGGGCTGTTCCTGGTCTCTGACGGCGGCCGCGAATGGCTGTGCTCCCCGGCGGGCAGGCTCCTGCACGGCGCGACCGGGGATTATCCCGTCACCGGGGACTGGGTGCTGGCCGACGACGTCGTCGCGACCGCCATCATCCCCCGCAAAAACCTCCTCTCCCGGGGCGAGGCCGGGGCGCGCGGGACCCAGGCCAAGACCGCGCACCGAGCCCAGCCCATCGCCGCCAACCTGGACACGGTGTTCATCGTCTGCGGCCTGGACCGCGACTTCAACCTCCGGCGGCTGGAGCGATACATGACCCTGGTCCACAACTGCGGGCTGTCGCCCGTGGTGGTCCTGACCAAGGCGGACCTGCACCGGGACCCGGAGGAGTTCCGGCTGGAGGCGGAGTCAATCGCCTTCGGCGTGCCGGTGGCGCTGACCTCCCTGCCCGACGGCGCGGGCGTGAACGAACTGGGCCGGTATCTCGCACCGGGGCGGACCGTGGCCATGCTCGGCTCGTCCGGCGCGGGCAAGTCCACCCTGGCCAACATGCTCCACGGCAGCGACATCCGGGCCACCAGCGAGGTCAGCAAGAGCGTGGGCAAGGGACGCCACACGACCACCACGCGAGAGCTCATCCGCATGCCCCAGGGCGGGATGCTCATGGACAACCCCGGCATCCGCGAGATCGCCTTCCACGAGGACGGTCAAGGCGCGGACAGCGCCTTTGCGGACATCCTGGAGTTGTCCGCCGAGTGCCGGTTCGCGGACTGCTCCCACGACCTCGAACCCGGCTGCGCGGTCCGACGTGCCGTGGAGGCGGGCGAACTCGACCCCGCCCGCCTGGAGAGCTACCACAAGATGAAACGCGAGCTGCGCTACCTGTCCGACCGTCGGACCAAGGGCGCGAGCCGCGCGGAAAAGGAACGCTGGCAGGGCCTCGCTCTGATGCGCAAGGACCTGAACCGGAGAAGGTAA
- a CDS encoding AsmA-like C-terminal region-containing protein, with protein sequence MNRRVVFVWGPLATLAVLAGVLGLLRVYLAEATELLVQELTGAGARVERIDIGYLPPSVTLHNVAFDTGSGRFEAPRIDLYPDFSRLMEGEVSLDRAVLDRPLLRTGGPDGSEGPGGAMDPALLPRSLRIRDASLVVDRDGVPGSPVSFSADVEKRAVGAGFVVNSMSIPEFGLTFGGTVDVDSADSLKIGVNARHGTFNPSRLLEFLRRFNYLDAPQLAMFGGTQKIAAEAFRLDFDAGTGAVAFAARSLSVDASGLADVAVEAVPGGDWALTCREGTLDAAQMVALVRAHPEGGKHFADGVHTLGLNELAAEGALSLRDVRVQSRTGATGPTGSLSLASPSLKLSLVSSRGEKQDVVLENFDGTVTLKDGRPLVGVNRLELASSAGGSGSLKGELSFPFALAGTRFQAEARQLDWFGTVLDGTADKKDSSRTTFDVIVNSGSVQLAAKGLARRELGGRGNWSVVFDDFRLAAGGSEADGEDKPFDFGFIRDASMSGTIVARRLQYNDLPVIRDLSAKVVPAEGGLVIRGRGRVCLMRADLEMAFAPDALAASVAVTGKGVPLPGVLGCFVDELPVYLRGRLTVQANFLMQGGSGRELRKSLRGSVVTRLQGMQVLKLSNLDRRLGFFMEIMNAVNLEPDMGDTLSFRDGLVSASMGNGRVELKAVRFGGERVSVDGKGNFDLADKRLRLDAKVGTPFGVNKDVSIDMILAEEKS encoded by the coding sequence ATGAATCGGAGGGTGGTCTTTGTCTGGGGGCCTCTGGCCACGCTGGCCGTGCTGGCCGGTGTGCTCGGGCTGTTGCGGGTCTACCTTGCGGAGGCCACGGAGCTGCTGGTGCAGGAGCTGACCGGCGCGGGCGCGCGGGTCGAGCGGATCGATATCGGCTACCTGCCGCCGTCCGTGACGCTCCACAACGTCGCCTTTGATACCGGTTCCGGCCGGTTCGAGGCCCCGCGTATCGATCTCTATCCCGATTTTTCCAGGCTCATGGAGGGCGAGGTCTCCCTGGACCGGGCCGTGCTCGATCGGCCGCTGCTCCGGACCGGCGGTCCGGACGGTTCGGAAGGTCCGGGCGGGGCGATGGACCCCGCCCTGCTGCCGCGCTCCCTGCGCATCCGCGATGCCTCGCTGGTGGTGGACCGGGACGGCGTGCCGGGGTCGCCCGTGTCCTTCTCCGCCGATGTTGAGAAGCGGGCGGTGGGGGCGGGGTTCGTGGTCAACAGCATGTCCATCCCGGAATTCGGCCTGACCTTCGGCGGCACCGTGGACGTGGACTCGGCGGACTCCCTGAAGATCGGCGTGAACGCCCGCCACGGGACGTTCAATCCCTCCCGGCTGCTCGAGTTCCTTCGCCGTTTCAATTATCTCGATGCGCCGCAGCTGGCCATGTTCGGGGGGACGCAGAAGATTGCGGCGGAAGCGTTCCGGCTCGACTTCGACGCGGGCACGGGGGCGGTCGCCTTTGCCGCCCGGTCCCTGTCCGTGGACGCCAGCGGGCTGGCCGATGTCGCGGTGGAGGCCGTTCCCGGCGGGGACTGGGCCCTGACCTGCCGGGAAGGGACCCTCGACGCCGCGCAGATGGTCGCGCTCGTCCGCGCGCACCCGGAGGGCGGGAAGCATTTCGCCGACGGGGTGCATACTCTCGGACTGAATGAACTGGCCGCGGAGGGCGCGCTGAGCCTGCGTGACGTCCGGGTGCAGAGCCGGACCGGCGCGACCGGGCCGACCGGGTCCCTTTCGTTGGCCTCCCCCTCCCTCAAGCTGTCGCTGGTCTCGTCCAGGGGGGAGAAGCAGGATGTCGTGCTCGAAAATTTCGATGGGACCGTGACCCTCAAGGACGGCAGACCGCTGGTCGGCGTGAACCGACTGGAACTGGCCTCGTCCGCCGGGGGAAGCGGTTCGCTCAAGGGGGAGCTTTCCTTCCCTTTTGCCTTGGCCGGGACTCGCTTTCAGGCCGAGGCCCGGCAGTTGGATTGGTTCGGGACGGTTCTTGACGGCACGGCGGACAAGAAGGATTCCTCCCGGACAACCTTCGACGTGATCGTGAACAGCGGTTCCGTGCAGCTGGCGGCCAAGGGGCTCGCGCGCAGGGAACTGGGCGGAAGGGGCAACTGGTCCGTGGTCTTCGACGATTTCCGGCTCGCCGCCGGGGGATCGGAAGCGGACGGCGAGGACAAGCCCTTCGACTTCGGGTTCATCCGGGACGCGTCGATGAGCGGCACCATCGTGGCCCGGCGGCTGCAGTACAACGACCTGCCGGTGATCCGCGACCTGTCGGCGAAGGTCGTCCCGGCCGAGGGCGGGCTCGTGATCAGGGGCCGGGGGCGGGTCTGCCTGATGCGGGCCGATCTGGAGATGGCCTTTGCGCCCGATGCGCTGGCCGCGAGCGTCGCGGTCACGGGAAAAGGGGTGCCGTTGCCCGGCGTGCTGGGATGTTTCGTGGACGAGCTGCCCGTGTACCTGCGGGGCCGGTTGACCGTGCAGGCCAATTTCCTGATGCAGGGAGGCAGCGGCCGAGAGCTGCGGAAGTCGCTGCGGGGGAGCGTGGTAACGCGGTTGCAGGGCATGCAGGTGCTCAAACTGTCCAACCTGGACAGACGGCTCGGCTTTTTCATGGAGATCATGAACGCGGTCAACCTGGAGCCGGACATGGGGGACACGCTCTCCTTCAGGGACGGCCTGGTATCCGCCTCCATGGGGAACGGCCGGGTAGAGCTCAAGGCGGTCCGGTTCGGCGGGGAGAGGGTGTCCGTCGACGGAAAGGGAAATTTCGATCTGGCCGACAAGCGGCTGCGTCTCGATGCAAAGGTCGGGACCCCGTTCGGCGTGAACAAAGATGTGTCCATTGATATGATATTGGCCGAGGAGAAGTCGTGA
- a CDS encoding tetratricopeptide repeat protein, translated as MTGLVLSGCATAVSSAGLLRMEGVDAKGEGGDGVVLSGGAFELKDVDLSGWARGVSVTGGEGVVAESALTGNGTGVAYSGGELVLDHNNIHQNERNINASRQLAVRANFLGATTTDKAGVSEQVILKSVLDAPWPDGRVIALMEDEDLSAEQITKRFEEHKACGIELFNQRKYGDALVELAKAGRYGADRDASLYTAYALMELGENERAGKTLESAIKSFPYDFRLRQVYVRYLLGSGNDAKALAVVDEAVRMDPGNENLTFLREYVVEEARRMRTEASGRSR; from the coding sequence ATGACCGGCTTGGTTCTGTCCGGCTGCGCCACGGCGGTGTCCAGCGCCGGGTTGCTGCGCATGGAAGGCGTCGATGCCAAGGGCGAGGGCGGCGACGGCGTCGTCCTGTCCGGCGGGGCGTTCGAGCTGAAGGACGTGGACCTGAGCGGCTGGGCGCGCGGCGTGTCCGTGACCGGCGGCGAGGGCGTGGTGGCCGAGTCCGCCCTGACAGGCAACGGGACCGGTGTGGCCTATTCCGGCGGGGAGCTGGTCCTGGACCACAACAACATCCACCAGAACGAACGCAACATCAATGCCAGCAGACAGCTGGCCGTGCGGGCGAACTTCCTGGGCGCGACCACGACGGACAAGGCGGGCGTGTCCGAGCAGGTCATCCTCAAGAGCGTGCTCGACGCCCCCTGGCCGGACGGCAGGGTGATCGCGCTCATGGAGGACGAGGACCTCTCGGCGGAGCAGATCACCAAGCGGTTCGAGGAGCACAAGGCGTGCGGCATAGAGCTGTTCAACCAGCGCAAGTACGGCGACGCCCTGGTGGAGCTGGCCAAGGCCGGACGGTACGGTGCGGACCGCGACGCCAGCCTGTACACGGCCTACGCCCTGATGGAGCTGGGCGAGAACGAGCGCGCCGGGAAGACCCTGGAATCGGCCATCAAATCGTTCCCCTACGACTTTCGGCTCAGGCAGGTCTACGTGCGCTACCTCCTCGGTTCGGGCAACGACGCCAAGGCCCTGGCCGTGGTGGACGAGGCCGTGCGCATGGACCCCGGCAACGAGAATCTGACGTTCCTCCGCGAGTACGTCGTCGAGGAGGCCCGCAGGATGCGGACCGAGGCGAGCGGCAGGTCGAGATAG
- a CDS encoding DUF4384 domain-containing protein: MNSMIVEVEASACLGQERSRVQTEKLAMDEARRTASEYAVTYVSSETGVENGRLVEDLVKAYSKATVRVLEEMEKGWRQSEASGGFVDACYHVKIKAEVTPAKMENPSPSVQSSMADPRAPLTVELWTDRDSYRVGDAMKFFFRGNKPFYARAVYVDAEGNLIEVTPYRKARYYKGGVTYEIPGEGDQFTLMITPPLGEEQLILYTSTQPLDSYSGQEAGAFYVVSGGGRTWARPRAA; encoded by the coding sequence ATGAACTCCATGATCGTCGAGGTCGAGGCGTCGGCCTGCCTCGGCCAGGAGCGTTCCCGCGTCCAGACCGAGAAGCTGGCCATGGACGAGGCCCGGCGCACGGCGTCCGAGTATGCCGTGACGTACGTTTCGAGCGAGACGGGCGTGGAGAACGGACGGCTCGTCGAGGACCTGGTCAAGGCCTACTCCAAGGCCACGGTGCGCGTCCTGGAGGAGATGGAAAAGGGGTGGCGGCAGTCCGAGGCCTCGGGCGGGTTCGTGGACGCGTGCTACCACGTGAAGATCAAGGCCGAGGTCACCCCCGCGAAGATGGAGAATCCGTCGCCCTCGGTCCAGTCCTCCATGGCCGACCCGCGCGCGCCGCTCACCGTGGAGCTGTGGACCGACAGGGACAGCTACCGCGTGGGCGATGCCATGAAGTTCTTCTTTCGCGGCAACAAGCCGTTTTACGCCCGCGCCGTGTACGTGGACGCCGAGGGCAATCTGATCGAGGTCACGCCGTACCGCAAGGCCCGGTACTACAAGGGCGGCGTGACCTACGAGATCCCCGGCGAGGGCGACCAGTTCACCCTGATGATCACGCCCCCCCTGGGCGAGGAGCAGCTGATCCTCTACACCTCCACGCAACCCCTGGACAGCTATTCGGGCCAGGAGGCCGGGGCGTTCTACGTGGTCAGCGGCGGCGGCCGGACCTGGGCCAGACCACGCGCGGCCTGA
- a CDS encoding SUMF1/EgtB/PvdO family nonheme iron enzyme: MTGRRAMLRAKTVDWVVRAVFLLAALAVCQPAHAAKRVALVIGNGGYASSPLNNPVNDAKDMADKLRGLGFEVTLLTDAGQRKMEDAIHAFDARLGGANVRLFYYAGHGMQVQGANYLIPVDAEVRAERDIKYEAVNAGRVLDGMADAGPGVNILILDACRNNPFARSFRSGSRGLARMDAPSGSMIVYATSPGDVAADGSGRNGIFTKHLLAYVDQSGLTLEQVFKRTGRDVMRETKGDQVPWTASSVFDEVYLSGKTTAAGVSMPDTQPQVDMARVPEGQPQAVAEPSVGDTWSDPTTGMEFVFVPGGCFQMGSSSGVDYEKPVHEVCVDGFWMGKYEVTQTEWQRVMKNNPAHFKGERNPVEQVSWNDVQDYIKRLNAKGNGTFRLPTEAEWEYAARSGGRDEKYAGGNNVDHVAWYRDTSNGKTHPVGTKAPNGLGLYDMSGNVWEWCQDVYDQNAYSRHSHQNPVYSGKTGYYVERGGGWGGMAWDVRAANRAKSVPSSRNSYRGFRLLRTN, translated from the coding sequence ATGACCGGGAGGAGAGCCATGCTGCGCGCGAAAACAGTTGATTGGGTTGTCCGGGCCGTCTTCCTGCTGGCCGCGCTGGCCGTGTGCCAACCGGCCCACGCTGCCAAGCGCGTGGCGCTGGTCATCGGCAACGGCGGGTATGCGAGTTCGCCGCTGAACAATCCGGTGAACGACGCCAAGGACATGGCGGACAAACTGCGCGGGCTCGGATTCGAGGTCACGCTGCTGACCGATGCGGGCCAGCGGAAGATGGAGGACGCCATTCACGCCTTTGACGCCAGGCTGGGCGGGGCGAACGTCAGGTTGTTCTACTATGCGGGCCACGGGATGCAGGTGCAGGGCGCCAACTATCTCATTCCCGTGGACGCCGAGGTGCGGGCCGAACGCGACATCAAGTACGAAGCGGTGAACGCGGGCCGGGTGCTGGACGGCATGGCCGATGCCGGGCCGGGCGTCAACATCCTCATCCTCGACGCCTGCCGCAACAATCCCTTTGCCCGGTCCTTCCGGTCCGGTTCACGCGGCCTGGCGCGCATGGACGCGCCCAGCGGGTCGATGATCGTCTACGCCACCTCCCCGGGAGACGTGGCCGCGGACGGCAGCGGGCGCAACGGTATCTTCACCAAGCACCTCCTTGCGTACGTGGATCAATCCGGCCTGACCCTGGAGCAGGTGTTCAAGCGCACCGGCAGGGACGTCATGCGCGAGACAAAGGGCGACCAGGTCCCCTGGACCGCGTCCTCCGTCTTTGACGAGGTCTATCTTTCCGGAAAAACCACCGCTGCGGGCGTCTCCATGCCGGATACGCAGCCCCAGGTGGACATGGCCCGGGTGCCGGAAGGGCAGCCCCAGGCGGTCGCGGAGCCATCAGTTGGCGATACCTGGAGCGACCCGACAACAGGTATGGAGTTCGTCTTCGTTCCCGGCGGCTGTTTTCAGATGGGCTCCAGCTCCGGTGTCGATTATGAGAAGCCGGTGCACGAGGTATGCGTAGACGGATTCTGGATGGGCAAATACGAGGTGACCCAGACCGAGTGGCAGCGGGTCATGAAGAACAATCCTGCCCACTTCAAGGGTGAACGCAATCCAGTGGAACAGGTCTCCTGGAATGATGTCCAGGATTACATCAAGCGGTTGAACGCCAAGGGCAACGGCACGTTTCGCTTGCCCACCGAGGCGGAGTGGGAATACGCGGCCCGCTCCGGCGGCCGGGACGAGAAGTACGCCGGTGGCAACAATGTGGACCATGTCGCCTGGTATAGAGATACCAGCAATGGGAAAACGCATCCTGTGGGTACCAAGGCCCCCAATGGTCTTGGTCTATACGACATGTCCGGAAACGTCTGGGAGTGGTGTCAGGACGTGTACGATCAAAATGCCTATTCTCGGCATTCTCACCAAAACCCTGTGTATTCAGGCAAAACCGGATACTATGTTGAGCGTGGCGGGGGCTGGGGCGGCATGGCTTGGGACGTTCGGGCCGCCAATCGCGCGAAGAGCGTTCCGAGTAGCAGGAACAGCTACCGGGGTTTCCGCCTTCTCAGAACAAATTAG
- a CDS encoding S-layer homology domain-containing protein: MKKHLLFFAGLLTVVLLAACGPKGAAPTSLEDTPPNHYLRGMELVDAGNLGEAQTRFARALELDPKYAPGFAGQALLAALNAGALPAGKDREGATDAFRALLDKGYAKAATPAEKFIVAVTGVRAETAAKDARWIQAVEKWDAKGRVIKDVDEGALPYYRNVEALQFFMGKAWFEAGDYAKAKASLGAVVGTDVGKWHRPANDLYARIQKIEQAAANYTVTGVSWAIAAKDSVSRADVAALIVNELNLPKLFGKLSAAEPKADFVPADVSGHAFQVEIVEILKWNVRGLEPTYNATARAELFLPGEPVSRKEMALTLEDILIKVSGDESLATRYFGQDNSPYADVKPTEAHYNAVVNVVTRNLMETDLSGNFRPEDDLDGAELLLAVVRLRNAVNAD; the protein is encoded by the coding sequence ATGAAAAAGCATCTGTTGTTTTTCGCCGGTCTGCTGACGGTTGTCTTGCTGGCGGCCTGCGGTCCCAAGGGGGCCGCGCCCACCTCGCTGGAAGACACGCCGCCCAATCACTACCTGCGCGGCATGGAGCTGGTGGACGCGGGCAACCTGGGCGAGGCCCAGACCCGGTTCGCCAGGGCCCTGGAGCTCGATCCCAAGTACGCCCCCGGTTTCGCCGGGCAGGCGCTGTTGGCCGCCCTGAACGCCGGGGCGCTGCCCGCGGGCAAGGACCGCGAGGGCGCGACCGACGCGTTCCGCGCGCTGCTCGACAAGGGGTACGCCAAGGCCGCCACGCCCGCCGAGAAGTTCATCGTCGCCGTGACCGGCGTCCGCGCCGAGACCGCGGCCAAGGACGCCCGGTGGATTCAGGCCGTGGAGAAGTGGGACGCCAAGGGCCGCGTCATCAAGGACGTGGACGAAGGCGCGCTGCCGTACTACCGCAACGTCGAGGCCCTGCAGTTCTTCATGGGCAAGGCGTGGTTCGAGGCGGGCGACTACGCCAAGGCCAAGGCTTCCCTGGGCGCGGTCGTGGGCACGGACGTCGGCAAGTGGCACCGGCCCGCCAACGACCTCTACGCCCGCATCCAGAAGATCGAACAGGCCGCCGCCAACTACACTGTGACCGGCGTATCCTGGGCCATCGCGGCCAAGGATTCCGTCTCGCGCGCCGACGTGGCCGCGTTGATCGTCAACGAGCTGAACCTGCCCAAGCTGTTCGGCAAGCTGTCCGCAGCCGAACCCAAGGCGGACTTCGTGCCCGCCGACGTGTCCGGCCACGCCTTCCAGGTGGAGATCGTCGAGATCCTCAAGTGGAACGTGCGCGGGCTGGAGCCGACCTACAACGCCACGGCCAGGGCCGAGCTGTTCCTCCCCGGGGAGCCGGTCAGCCGCAAGGAGATGGCCCTGACCCTGGAGGATATCCTGATCAAGGTCTCCGGAGACGAATCCCTGGCGACCCGGTATTTCGGGCAGGACAACTCGCCCTACGCCGACGTGAAGCCCACCGAGGCCCACTACAATGCCGTGGTCAACGTGGTCACGCGCAACCTGATGGAAACCGACCTTTCCGGCAATTTCCGGCCCGAAGACGACCTGGACGGAGCGGAGCTGCTGCTCGCCGTGGTTCGCCTGCGCAATGCCGTCAATGCCGATTAA
- a CDS encoding SpoIID/LytB domain-containing protein, giving the protein MRQCKTIPVILAVLMVVCTSVSALGGANDDAEQLARWQLNNADLLVDEGKYLEAVEYVDSSYEISRYPKTRRDALFSKAMILAIFLDAPMQAVEVYRQLAREFPETAETAAYQAAFLAMQAGRTDEARQGFRDYLKRYPEGRFRYQAEAMLETLGEPAARPEPVAPAAERPVLRVLLATKCGKVALSGRGADICVDGVGCGPTARLQAANGVVLVNGRAGGLQRLDVRSDKPMALDMDGKKKVVRGDLRITVVGNRLSVTNLVDIEAYLRSVVPAESYASWPLETLKAQAVAARTYAYYQKLHRTSREYDVRADTFDQMYGGVGRETGRTDQAVRETAGKVLTYGGKPILAQYTANSGGYCADAGAVFSAAKPYLVAHSDPASLKGKMATWTRKFTTAEIVASLKKIGVDAPGLKSIEPEVSGPSGRIIKVRLTHAGGSTVLRTRTTLASSRVLGLPEVLMGVDKRGDTYFFNGRGHGHGVGYSQWGAAELGKEWRYAKILGFYYPGTSIEDTWR; this is encoded by the coding sequence ATGAGACAGTGTAAGACCATCCCCGTCATCCTGGCCGTCCTGATGGTGGTCTGTACGTCGGTCTCCGCTCTGGGCGGCGCAAACGACGATGCCGAGCAGCTGGCCCGGTGGCAGCTCAACAACGCCGATCTGCTGGTCGACGAGGGCAAGTATCTGGAAGCGGTGGAGTACGTCGACTCCTCCTACGAGATCAGCCGCTATCCAAAGACGCGTCGCGATGCGCTGTTCTCCAAGGCCATGATCCTGGCCATCTTCCTGGACGCGCCCATGCAGGCCGTGGAGGTCTACCGCCAGCTTGCCCGCGAGTTCCCGGAAACCGCGGAGACCGCGGCCTACCAGGCGGCCTTCCTGGCCATGCAGGCGGGCAGGACGGACGAGGCCCGGCAGGGATTCCGGGACTACCTCAAGCGGTATCCCGAGGGGCGGTTCCGGTATCAGGCCGAGGCCATGCTCGAAACCCTGGGCGAACCTGCGGCGCGGCCCGAACCGGTCGCCCCGGCGGCGGAGCGCCCCGTGCTCCGCGTCCTGCTGGCCACCAAGTGCGGCAAGGTCGCCCTGTCCGGCCGGGGGGCTGATATTTGCGTCGACGGCGTGGGCTGCGGCCCCACGGCGAGGCTTCAGGCCGCGAACGGCGTGGTCCTGGTCAATGGCCGCGCCGGCGGGCTGCAGCGGCTCGACGTCCGCTCCGACAAGCCCATGGCTCTCGACATGGACGGAAAGAAGAAGGTGGTCCGGGGCGACCTCAGGATCACCGTGGTCGGCAATCGGCTTTCGGTCACCAACCTGGTGGACATCGAAGCCTACCTCCGCTCCGTGGTCCCGGCCGAGTCCTACGCCAGCTGGCCCCTGGAGACGCTCAAGGCCCAGGCCGTGGCCGCGAGGACCTATGCCTACTACCAGAAACTGCACCGCACGAGCCGTGAATACGACGTCCGCGCCGACACCTTCGACCAGATGTACGGCGGCGTGGGGCGGGAAACGGGCCGCACGGACCAGGCCGTCCGCGAGACGGCGGGCAAGGTCCTGACCTACGGGGGCAAGCCGATCCTCGCCCAGTACACGGCCAACAGCGGCGGGTACTGCGCCGATGCCGGGGCGGTGTTCAGCGCGGCCAAGCCCTATCTGGTGGCCCACTCCGACCCCGCGAGCCTCAAGGGTAAAATGGCCACCTGGACCCGCAAGTTCACCACGGCCGAGATCGTCGCTTCGCTGAAGAAGATCGGCGTCGACGCGCCGGGGCTGAAGTCCATCGAGCCGGAGGTCTCCGGGCCGTCCGGGAGGATCATCAAGGTCCGGCTGACCCACGCTGGAGGTTCCACCGTCCTGCGGACCCGGACGACCCTGGCCAGCTCCCGGGTGCTCGGCCTGCCCGAAGTGCTCATGGGCGTGGACAAGCGGGGCGACACGTATTTCTTCAACGGCAGGGGCCATGGGCACGGCGTGGGCTATTCGCAATGGGGCGCCGCGGAACTGGGCAAGGAATGGCGCTACGCGAAAATCCTCGGGTTCTACTACCCGGGGACGAGCATCGAGGATACCTGGCGATAA
- a CDS encoding tetratricopeptide repeat protein yields the protein MSNVGRLPAVLWLAALVLSLAVTVSWAAAAIPELQYGEEAQQLLNEGKNGEAAALLKEGVRAYPGSDWLRSLYGRSLFSEGRLDEAEDQFQQALEINKDNPVARMLIKEIRLTKDALKDREMNELVNLGMDKLGDLAVIAIGVWFGMLLSMMSGRLANRFARSNFQRALSGQDWDAVTDILENLVANWKKRELRTNMEMMLAKMPKEEVERIIRAYVDVQRYEDELLFFLRKMHVKRG from the coding sequence GTGTCGAATGTTGGGCGCCTTCCGGCGGTGCTGTGGCTTGCCGCCCTGGTGCTCTCCCTGGCCGTGACCGTTTCCTGGGCCGCGGCCGCGATTCCCGAGTTGCAGTACGGGGAGGAGGCCCAGCAGCTCCTCAACGAAGGGAAGAACGGTGAGGCCGCCGCCCTGCTCAAGGAGGGGGTGCGGGCATATCCTGGTTCGGATTGGCTGCGCAGCCTGTACGGGCGCTCGCTGTTCTCCGAGGGCCGACTGGACGAGGCCGAGGACCAGTTCCAGCAGGCGCTCGAGATCAACAAGGACAACCCAGTGGCCCGCATGCTGATCAAGGAGATCCGGCTGACCAAGGACGCCCTCAAGGACCGGGAGATGAACGAGCTGGTCAACCTCGGCATGGACAAGCTGGGGGACCTGGCCGTCATCGCCATCGGCGTCTGGTTCGGCATGCTCCTGTCCATGATGTCGGGGCGGCTGGCCAACCGCTTCGCCCGATCGAACTTCCAGAGGGCATTGAGCGGCCAGGACTGGGATGCGGTCACGGACATCCTGGAGAATCTCGTCGCCAACTGGAAGAAGCGTGAGCTGCGCACCAATATGGAGATGATGCTCGCCAAGATGCCGAAAGAGGAAGTCGAGCGGATCATTCGGGCCTATGTGGACGTGCAGAGATACGAGGACGAACTGCTCTTTTTCCTGCGAAAGATGCACGTGAAGCGGGGATAG